One genomic segment of Paraburkholderia aromaticivorans includes these proteins:
- a CDS encoding flagellar transcriptional regulator FlhD → MAKNSDSLQAIAAFNQSYLLLAQRMLKENREQAKRALGVSDSMATRISSLTPAEIEVLSDSSELICQFRFDAAPSRA, encoded by the coding sequence TTGGCCAAGAATTCAGACAGCCTGCAGGCAATCGCCGCATTCAACCAATCGTATCTGCTGCTCGCGCAGCGGATGCTTAAGGAAAACAGAGAGCAGGCAAAACGCGCGCTCGGCGTCTCAGACTCGATGGCAACCCGGATCAGTTCGCTGACACCGGCCGAAATCGAGGTCCTCTCCGATAGCTCGGAACTGATCTGTCAATTCAGATTCGACGCGGCGCCGAGCCGGGCGTGA